One Triticum dicoccoides isolate Atlit2015 ecotype Zavitan chromosome 5B, WEW_v2.0, whole genome shotgun sequence genomic window carries:
- the LOC119310196 gene encoding uncharacterized protein LOC119310196, which yields MEVVEPAVVVSCECCGPEEECTGEYIGGVRAYFGGWWLCGLCSKSIKYDAGRSKRIESMGVEEAVRADMAFCRLLQRGGPAERVAEGICQMLRRTACEKQLATSSSSSRQTAPATVASESGHHRTSVPSA from the exons ATGGAGGTGGtggagccggcggtggtggtgagcTGCGAGTGCTGCGGCCCGGAGGAGGAGTGCACCGGCGAGTATATCGGCGGCGTGAGGGCTTACTTTGGGGGCTGGTGGCTGTGCGGGTTGTGCTCCAAGTCCATCAAGTATGATGCAGGCCGCAGCAAGCGCATCGAGTCCATGGGCGTGGAGGAGGCCGTGCGGGCGGACATGGCGTTCTGCCGT CTGCTGCA GCGCGGCGGCCCCGCGGAGCGCGTGGCCGAGGGCATATGCCAGATGCTTAGGCGCACCGCATGCGAGAAGCAGCTGGCAACCTCATCGTCCTCGTCGCGGCAGACAGCCCCGGCCACGGTGGCGTCAGAGTCCGGGCACCACCGCACCTCGGTGCCGTCCGCCTGA